The following coding sequences lie in one Eremothecium sinecaudum strain ATCC 58844 chromosome IV, complete sequence genomic window:
- the DAL81 gene encoding Dal81p (Syntenic homolog of Ashbya gossypii ACL093C; Syntenic homolog of Saccharomyces cerevisiae YIR023W (DAL81)): MQQFTDKHDHWKAGNKEAGDGLDRINNVNSSMLSFNDDYTNLMSVLSNNEKGDSKQAAMGVTSSTSNTRQRDSDNMYGGNNRAAEQNKADRRNLELLLQHYQELLGKGGSGSGGLGDTPRRKPAEASVADNEVESMVASKTCAHCRRRKMKCLLVPGLPNCIQCETKGIKCTPSALSSPKVSSMVTDDQGKRSLAEDGVISSHDMLKRVRLQSLPNQFASSSNYPSLLGGPNTSSSRDMTAASTSSYKSGEVYSANRQRDESSCSSSSFTSNQNSSRLPGASSSMPKNPVQHFAHCPRSSFYIGPSSALDSNFFDHLRMDRIDQLQLSSTVALRRVSPKVQFILRADVDRNNFLRNEAMVDKVEALVHPHGKILVDIFFKLIHPNFPILHEAVFLEKYSRSHRELNAPILACVYSLAIRWWDFHPQLVGFSKPDVIDKLNEIALNCFHENLAYPKLSIVQAGLLILHCRSELPNNWVICSEVVALAEELGLAIDCEDWKLPRWEKGLRRRLAWAVWYHDKWASMIEGRHSHLILGRNWLIPLVSDDDFPSTSQVIKDSARNNSMDYGNDHDDVLFDQISVLGVDPTEEDFHNGKLLFKHIVALSIILGEILDTFYTLGAINTTTNIEQVLQLAKPLQLKLRKWYDTLPPNLSMNNFHPRRFNNNASLTLAYFAAEITLHRKIVSTLKSDDPEELVNVCRSAAKTRLIAAIEFVRDLKNEHINAFWFTCSSGNLILISSFATLLYLTSSSKEEAKVYKDCLRNYVWILRMASKTFDKAATALLRIQQVLSNVPELLTDASVQQRYCNSGMQSPAQHHHTNSPRSARSASTYSPNDSNSGSASASILNSSSLQNLKTMAPDVLDSLSSARSGNISNEYGSNSSNAPKLEKTSPPLPKSSKEHSRMTKLNHIEDRSISATSPSRKSAKLSPDTSSQAVSNMSSVTAPSTASFENSARYKVPSPGKPHSPRNLENINSPLISGVAGESNDNTSPHETESSKSSTLVPVDKKQNTNSIGTENSVSPNYCASSNERTNQ, encoded by the coding sequence ATGCAGCAATTCACAGATAAACATGATCATTGGAAAGCCGGAAATAAAGAGGCAGGAGATGGTCTTGATAGGATTAATAATGTCAACAGCTCTATGTTGAGTTTTAATGATGATTATACAAATTTGATGAGTGTATTATCTAACAATGAAAAAGGCGATTCGAAACAAGCTGCAATGGGCGTCACTAGCAGTACTTCGAATACGAGACAAAGAGACAGTGATAATATGTATGGAGGCAATAATAGAGCAGCGGAACAGAATAAAGCAGATAGGCGAAATTTAGAGCTATTATTACAACATTATCAAGAGCTACTTGGAAAGGGGGGTTCAGGTAGCGGTGGCTTGGGCGATACTCCAAGGCGAAAACCCGCTGAAGCTTCTGTTGCTGATAATGAAGTCGAATCTATGGTAGCTTCGAAGACATGTGCGCATTGTAGGCGAAGAAAAATGAAATGCTTGTTGGTTCCTGGACTCCCGAATTGTATTCAGTGCGAAACGAAAGGCATTAAGTGTACTCCGTCTGCCCTATCATCTCCAAAGGTAAGCTCTATGGTAACTGACGATCAGGGCAAAAGGAGCTTGGCTGAAGATGGTGTAATATCGAGTCACGATATGTTGAAGCGTGTTAGGTTACAGAGTTTGCCGAATCAATTTGCTAGCAGTAGTAATTACCCGTCCTTGTTGGGTGGTCCCAACACAAGTTCGTCCAGAGATATGACTGCTGCATCGACCAGTTCTTACAAAAGTGGCGAAGTTTACAGTGCCAATCGTCAAAGGGACGAGAGTAGTTGTTCGTCTTCATCATTTACCTCAAATCAGAACAGTTCAAGGCTTCCTGGAGCCAGCAGCTCGATGCCCAAAAATCCGGTTCAGCATTTCGCCCATTGTCCGAGGTCCTCGTTTTATATTGGTCCATCTTCTGCACTTGATAGTAACTTTTTTGACCATTTGCGGATGGATAGGATTGACCAGTTGCAATTATCCAGTACGGTAGCGCTGAGGAGGGTTTCTCCAAAGGTCCAATTTATTTTGCGTGCTGATGTTGATAGAAATAATTTTTTGAGGAACGAAGCCATGGTAGACAAAGTAGAAGCTTTAGTTCATCCACATGGAAAGATTCTCGTTGATATATTCTTTAAACTGATACATCCTAATTTCCCGATTCTACACGAAGCAGTATTTCTGGAAAAGTATTCGAGATCACATAGGGAATTGAATGCTCCAATTTTAGCTTGTGTCTATTCGCTTGCTATTAGATGGTGGGATTTTCACCCTCAATTGGTAGGCTTTTCAAAGCCAGACGTGATTGATAAACTAAACGAAATTGCTCTGAATTGTTTTCATGAGAATCTTGCGTACCCAAAATTGAGTATTGTACAGGCTGGGTTGCTAATACTGCATTGTCGAAGTGAACTCCCAAATAACTGGGTGATTTGTTCAGAAGTTGTTGCGCTAGCGGAAGAACTGGGACTGGCTATAGACTGCGAGGATTGGAAGTTACCTCGCTGGGAGAAGGGTTTGCGAAGAAGGTTAGCATGGGCTGTATGGTATCACGACAAATGGGCTTCAATGATTGAAGGAAGACATTCACATTTAATTCTTGGCCGTAACTGGCTAATTCCACTCGTTAGTGACGATGACTTTCCAAGTACTTCCCAGGTGATCAAGGACAGTGCCCGTAATAATTCAATGGACTACGGTAATGATCACGATGATGTATTGTTTGATCAGATTTCAGTTCTTGGTGTAGATCCGACTGAAGAGGATTTTCATAATGGGAAGCTTCTTTTTAAGCACATTGTTGCGTTAAGTATCATTCTTGGCGAAATTCTAGATACTTTCTACACTTTAGGTGCTATCAACACCACTACCAACATTGAACAAGTGTTGCAGCTTGCGAAACCACTTCAATTAAAACTAAGGAAGTGGTATGACACTTTGCCGCCTAATTTGTCCATGAATAATTTTCATCCGAGAAGATTCAATAATAATGCTTCGCTAACGCTAGCATATTTTGCTGCGGAAATAACCTTACACAGGAAAATTGTTTCCACTCTTAAGTCAGATGACCCAGAAGAACTAGTGAATGTATGCCGTAGTGCTGCGAAGACCAGACTAATCGCTGCTATTGAGTTTGTGAGGGATCTGAAAAACGAACATATAAATGCGTTTTGGTTCACTTGCTCAAGTGGCAATCTCATTCTTATCAGTTCATTTGCGACATTGCTATATCTTACTTCCAGTTCGAAAGAGGAAGCAAAGGTGTATAAAGATTGCTTGAGGAACTATGTGTGGATTTTGCGTATGGCTTCAAAAACATTTGATAAGGCAGCAACTGCACTACTAAGGATACAACAAGTATTATCTAACGTACCAGAGCTACTTACGGATGCTTCAGTACAGCAACGTTATTGCAATTCAGGTATGCAATCACCCGCTCAACATCATCATACAAACAGTCCTAGATCTGCGCGTTCGGCATCTACTTACAGTCCGAACGACTCGAACAGTGGTTCGGCTTCTGCAAGCATTTTGAACTCCAGCTCGCTCCAAAACTTAAAGACTATGGCACCTGACGTTCTAGATTCATTGAGCAGTGCGCGTAGTGGGAATATATCAAACGAATATGGATCAAACAGCTCGAATGCACCAAAACTGGAAAAAACTTCCCCTCCACTTCCGAAAAGTAGCAAAGAACACAGCAGGATGACTAAACTTAACCATATAGAAGACCGTTCAATATCTGCTACCTCTCCTAGTCGAAAATCAGCGAAGTTATCGCCTGATACATCTTCCCAAGCTGTATCTAATATGAGCTCTGTCACAGCCCCAAGCACAGCTTCGTTCGAAAATTCCGCCAGGTATAAGGTACCCAGTCCTGGGAAACCCCATTCACCACGTAATTTGGAAAATATCAATAGCCCGTTAATTTCAGGAGTCGCGGGAGAATCGAATGACAACACATCTCCGCATGAAACTGAATCCAGCAAATCATCCACATTAGTACCTGTGGATAAGAAGCAGAATACAAACAGTATAGGCACAGAAAATAGCGTCTCACCTAATTATTGTGCATCATCAAACGAACGAACGAACCAGTAA
- the INA22 gene encoding Ina22p (Syntenic homolog of Ashbya gossypii ACL094W; Syntenic homolog of Saccharomyces cerevisiae YIR024C), with product MFRRTSLPSIVGVFRRHYSMQKPAATKRYKFDTSVGRPLVLLILVGSIAINIINQKKEIAEMEGLYMRKINKLQELVSRVRDDNDRNFSVEEELRFVNNAFSRRDAVNSIQNHLKAIHNSDLAEENTSHTFNEEESLDDVLKNIMDSVAEGDVVAKNKVHSVDRKQKPSSSTKSGIILNKELLLQEAEIEKEKMSYKPETEVHVIVERPGELVEAAKHTTESKFL from the coding sequence ATGTTTAGGCGTACGTCGCTTCCCTCCATTGTGGGCGTTTTCAGAAGACATTATTCCATGCAAAAGCCAGCCGCTACAAAAAGGTACAAGTTTGACACTAGTGTTGGAAGGCCTTTGGTGTTGCTTATTCTGGTCGGTTCTATTGCAATAAATATCATAAACCAAAAGAAGGAAATAGCAGAAATGGAAGGGTTGTATATGCGTAAGATTAATAAATTACAGGAACTAGTAAGCCGAGTAAGAGATGATAATGATAGGAACTTTTCTGTTGAAGAGGAGCTCCGATTCGTTAACAATGCATTTTCAAGGCGGGATGCTGTTAACAGTATCCAGAATCACCTGAAGGCTATTCATAATTCAGATCTTGCTGAAGAAAACACTTCACATACTTTTAATGAAGAGGAATCACTGGATGATgtattaaaaaatattatGGATAGTGTGGCCGAAGGGGATGTAGTAGCGAAGAATAAAGTGCATTCAGTAGATAGAAAGCAGAAACCTTCGTCTTCAACTAAGTCAGGTATTATTCTCAATAAGGAATTACTTCTGCAAGAAGCAGAGATTGAGAAAGAGAAAATGTCGTACAAACCAGAAACAGAAGTACATGTCATTGTTGAAAGGCCTGGAGAACTAGTTGAAGCAGCAAAACACACTACTGAGAGCAAATTTTTGtaa